In Paenibacillus ihbetae, the following are encoded in one genomic region:
- a CDS encoding M42 family metallopeptidase, with the protein MSIQPNETYILNLLKELLDTPSPTGYTGPIMKRIEKEAASLSVPLTWNEKGGAILSITGQDTSRTVGLSGHVDTLGAMVRAIKSEGTLRLTSVGGYMMNSIENEYCVIHTRSGKKYTGTILSTHPSVHVYSDAREFKREEANMEVRIDEWVESAEDVKKLGIGVGDFVSFDARPVITPSGFIKSRHLDDKASVAALFGLLESMKRENWKPKYNVKVLISNYEEVGHGAAYIPSDIKELIAVDMGCIGDDLSCKETDVSICAKDSSGPYDYEMTSRLIQLAEQEGIAYAVDVYPHYGSDASAALGAGSNIKAALIGPGVHASHAMERTHKQAVLNTVKLLAAYVK; encoded by the coding sequence ATGTCGATACAACCGAATGAAACCTATATCCTCAATCTGTTGAAGGAATTGCTGGATACCCCAAGTCCGACCGGATATACAGGACCTATCATGAAACGAATCGAGAAAGAGGCTGCTTCACTCTCGGTCCCGCTGACTTGGAATGAAAAGGGCGGGGCGATCCTGTCCATCACGGGACAGGATACCAGCCGTACGGTAGGCTTGAGCGGGCATGTGGATACGCTAGGCGCCATGGTTCGCGCCATCAAATCCGAAGGCACGCTGAGGCTCACTTCCGTCGGCGGTTATATGATGAACAGCATTGAGAACGAATACTGCGTCATTCACACCCGCAGCGGCAAGAAATACACGGGTACCATCCTGTCGACGCACCCATCCGTGCATGTCTACAGCGATGCCCGCGAGTTCAAGCGCGAGGAAGCCAATATGGAGGTCCGCATCGACGAATGGGTCGAATCGGCCGAAGACGTGAAGAAGCTCGGCATCGGCGTCGGCGATTTCGTATCCTTCGACGCCCGCCCGGTCATTACGCCAAGCGGCTTCATCAAGTCCCGGCATCTTGATGATAAGGCGAGCGTTGCGGCGTTGTTCGGCCTTCTGGAGAGCATGAAACGCGAGAACTGGAAGCCGAAATACAATGTTAAGGTGCTGATCTCGAATTACGAGGAGGTCGGGCACGGCGCAGCTTACATTCCTTCGGACATCAAGGAGCTCATCGCCGTGGATATGGGCTGTATCGGCGATGATTTAAGCTGTAAAGAAACCGACGTTTCGATCTGCGCCAAGGATTCATCCGGTCCGTACGATTATGAAATGACAAGCCGCCTGATCCAGCTTGCCGAACAGGAGGGCATTGCGTATGCCGTTGACGTGTACCCTCATTACGGCTCGGATGCATCGGCCGCGCTCGGTGCAGGCAGCAACATCAAAGCTGCGCTCATCGGACCGGGCGTTCACGCATCCCACGCAATGGAAAGAACGCATAAACAGGCCGTATTAAATACGGTGAAGCTGCTTGCCGCTTATGTCAAATAA
- the pepF gene encoding oligoendopeptidase F, with amino-acid sequence MEQLLKRSEVPKEHQWKLEDLFADQQAWDDSFAKLKDLLKKTADYQGKLNNAASIKECFELEDEISYHAERLYVYAHMHHDEDTANPTYQALSAKAKKLNVEVGESLSFITPEILALSDAELDQLIADPLLKEYQFTLVEMKREKAHVLSKTEEALLAQVGNLSSAPQTIFGMLNNADMKFPKIKNEDGKEVELTHGNYIQFLESPNREVRERAFKAVYETYGKQKNTLAATLNANVNKNIFYSRVRKYPSVLEMALYGDNIPKEVYTNLIDTIHESLPLLHRYMELRKKLLGVDELHMYDLFAPLVEEYKWDITYEEAKQMTKEGLAPLGEDYLKSLQEGYDNGWIDVYENENKRTGAYSWGAYGTHPYVLLNHKDNLNSMFTLAHEMGHALHSYYSDNNLKYRDAQYTIFLAEVASTTNEALLMDYLLKNAKNPKQKMYLLTYYADQFRTTVFRQTMFAEFEKIVHERAESGESLTAQDLSDIYYDLNVKYHGKGMQVDKEIGMEWARIPHFYTSFYVYKYATGFSAATSFSKQILEDGQPAVDRYLGFLKSGGSDYSINILKKAGVDMSSPEPIREAMSVFEDIINQMEQLTK; translated from the coding sequence ATGGAACAATTACTGAAACGCTCCGAAGTCCCGAAGGAGCATCAATGGAAGCTTGAGGACCTGTTCGCCGATCAGCAAGCGTGGGACGACAGCTTTGCCAAGCTGAAGGACCTGCTGAAGAAGACGGCCGACTACCAAGGCAAATTAAACAATGCCGCTTCCATCAAGGAATGCTTCGAGCTTGAGGACGAAATTTCCTATCATGCCGAGCGTCTGTACGTATATGCTCATATGCATCATGACGAAGACACCGCGAATCCTACATACCAGGCATTGTCCGCCAAAGCCAAAAAGCTGAATGTTGAGGTCGGCGAATCCCTCTCCTTCATTACGCCGGAGATTCTGGCCCTCTCCGATGCCGAGCTGGATCAATTGATCGCCGATCCCCTGCTCAAGGAATATCAGTTTACCCTTGTTGAAATGAAACGGGAGAAAGCCCATGTGCTCTCCAAAACCGAAGAAGCGCTTCTTGCCCAGGTCGGAAATCTATCCTCTGCGCCGCAGACCATCTTCGGCATGCTGAACAACGCGGATATGAAGTTTCCAAAGATCAAGAACGAGGACGGCAAGGAAGTGGAGCTGACTCACGGGAACTACATTCAATTCCTTGAAAGCCCGAACCGCGAAGTCCGCGAGCGCGCGTTCAAGGCCGTATACGAAACCTACGGCAAGCAGAAGAACACCTTGGCTGCGACGCTCAATGCCAATGTGAACAAGAACATCTTCTACTCGCGCGTCCGCAAGTATCCGTCCGTGCTGGAGATGGCTCTATACGGCGATAACATTCCGAAGGAAGTCTACACGAACCTGATCGATACGATCCATGAGAGCCTCCCGCTTCTGCACCGTTACATGGAGCTGCGCAAGAAGCTGCTCGGCGTGGATGAGCTGCATATGTACGATTTGTTCGCGCCGCTCGTCGAAGAATACAAGTGGGATATTACGTACGAGGAAGCAAAGCAGATGACCAAGGAAGGACTCGCCCCGCTTGGCGAGGATTACCTGAAGAGTCTCCAGGAGGGCTATGACAACGGCTGGATCGATGTCTATGAGAACGAGAACAAGCGTACAGGCGCATACAGCTGGGGCGCTTACGGCACCCATCCGTACGTGCTGCTGAACCACAAGGATAACCTGAACAGCATGTTCACCCTGGCTCACGAGATGGGTCACGCGCTGCATTCGTATTATTCCGACAACAATTTGAAATACCGTGATGCGCAGTACACGATCTTCCTGGCTGAAGTGGCTTCCACAACGAATGAAGCGCTGCTGATGGATTATCTGCTCAAGAACGCCAAGAATCCGAAGCAGAAGATGTACCTGCTGACTTATTATGCCGACCAGTTCCGTACGACCGTCTTCCGGCAAACGATGTTCGCCGAATTCGAGAAGATCGTCCATGAGCGCGCCGAGAGCGGTGAATCCTTGACGGCTCAGGACCTGTCGGACATTTACTACGACCTGAACGTCAAGTACCACGGTAAAGGCATGCAGGTAGACAAGGAGATCGGGATGGAATGGGCCCGCATCCCTCACTTCTATACCAGCTTCTATGTATACAAATACGCAACCGGCTTCTCCGCGGCAACGAGCTTCTCGAAGCAAATTCTGGAAGATGGCCAGCCGGCAGTGGATCGTTACCTCGGCTTCCTTAAGAGCGGCGGCAGCGACTATTCCATTAACATCCTGAAAAAAGCCGGCGTGGATATGTCCTCGCCGGAGCCGATCCGCGAAGCGATGAGCGTATTCGAGGATATTATCAACCAGATGGAGCAATTGACGAAATAA
- a CDS encoding fumarylacetoacetate hydrolase family protein, giving the protein MCALVNNVYCVGRNYQLHAAELGNAVPEEPMIFLKPSHAVVPLDGSVLQLPLDRGSLHFEGELVIQAARDYEPGMSVDELVDTMALGIDFTLRDVQSVIKEKGHPWTAAKAFKSSAPLTASIAFPGMESLSDTDFTVIKNGEEVQRGNVKDMIFSLQTIIDYIGKHYGLGKGDLIFTGTPAGVGPTVSGDVFELYWGDVRLGRCEIG; this is encoded by the coding sequence ATGTGTGCATTAGTGAACAACGTATATTGTGTCGGACGCAATTATCAACTGCATGCGGCTGAGCTCGGCAATGCCGTTCCGGAGGAGCCGATGATATTCCTCAAGCCTTCCCATGCTGTCGTCCCGTTGGACGGCAGCGTGCTGCAGCTGCCGCTGGACCGGGGCAGCCTTCATTTCGAAGGGGAGCTGGTCATCCAGGCAGCCCGGGATTACGAGCCGGGAATGAGCGTTGACGAGCTTGTCGATACGATGGCGCTCGGCATTGATTTTACGCTGAGGGACGTCCAGTCCGTGATTAAAGAAAAAGGACACCCTTGGACCGCGGCGAAAGCCTTCAAATCGTCCGCTCCGCTGACCGCATCCATCGCCTTTCCCGGGATGGAGTCGCTCTCGGATACGGACTTTACGGTGATCAAGAACGGAGAAGAGGTACAGCGGGGGAATGTGAAGGATATGATTTTCTCCCTTCAGACGATTATCGACTATATCGGTAAGCATTACGGCTTGGGCAAAGGAGATCTGATCTTCACGGGAACGCCGGCGGGTGTCGGTCCGACTGTATCCGGTGATGTATTTGAGCTGTACTGGGGCGATGTCCGTCTGGGCCGCTGCGAAATCGGTTAA
- the pfkA gene encoding 6-phosphofructokinase → MTAVKKIAVLTSGGDSQGMNAALRAVVRSGLYYGLEVYGIQRGYQGLLENDIIKMDLRSVGDIIQRGGTILRSARSAEFKTPEGQQKGADVLNQHGIDGLVVIGGDGSYQGANKLSKLGIKTMGLPGTIDNDISFTDYTIGFDTAVSVVVDAVNKLRDTMSSHARSSVVEVMGRHCGDIALHAGLASGAETILVPEVEFNLDEVAERLRENFAKGKRHSIIIVAEGVGRGEDVVSKLKECHASIDARVTVLGHIQRGGAPTPFDRNLASRLGDFAVRSLINGESDKGCGIIKGELVLTDIDKVVNTKKEFDRELYDLALRLSQ, encoded by the coding sequence ATGACAGCAGTCAAAAAAATTGCAGTTCTTACGAGCGGCGGGGATTCCCAAGGGATGAACGCAGCCCTTCGCGCCGTGGTGCGCAGCGGTTTGTATTACGGTCTTGAGGTATACGGCATCCAGCGCGGATACCAGGGTCTTCTTGAGAACGACATTATCAAGATGGATCTTCGCAGCGTAGGAGACATCATCCAGCGGGGAGGCACGATTCTCCGGTCGGCCCGATCCGCAGAGTTCAAGACGCCGGAAGGGCAGCAGAAGGGCGCTGATGTGCTGAATCAGCACGGGATCGACGGACTCGTAGTTATCGGTGGCGACGGCTCCTACCAGGGCGCTAACAAACTCAGCAAGCTCGGCATCAAAACGATGGGTCTGCCAGGGACGATCGACAATGATATTTCCTTTACCGACTACACGATCGGCTTTGATACCGCGGTAAGCGTCGTGGTCGATGCAGTGAACAAATTGCGCGACACGATGTCCTCTCATGCCCGCTCGTCCGTCGTCGAGGTCATGGGACGCCACTGCGGCGACATTGCGCTGCATGCGGGGCTTGCCTCGGGCGCAGAGACCATTTTGGTCCCTGAAGTGGAGTTTAACCTTGATGAAGTGGCCGAGCGCCTCAGAGAGAACTTTGCGAAGGGCAAGCGCCACAGTATCATCATTGTAGCCGAAGGCGTAGGCCGGGGCGAAGACGTCGTCAGCAAGCTGAAGGAATGCCACGCTTCCATCGACGCCCGCGTAACCGTGCTTGGACATATTCAGCGCGGCGGCGCGCCAACGCCGTTCGACCGTAATCTTGCCAGCCGTCTCGGCGACTTCGCCGTACGCAGCCTGATCAACGGAGAATCGGATAAAGGGTGCGGCATCATCAAGGGCGAGCTTGTGCTGACCGACATCGATAAGGTCGTGAATACGAAGAAGGAATTCGATCGGGAATTGTACGATCTGGCCCTTCGTTTGTCGCAGTAA
- a CDS encoding tetraprenyl-beta-curcumene synthase family protein, protein MNNQELSRKVPRSPVGLMTRVYRYILPEVRAELEKWRREAEQIPDEELRKQALASIETKRFHCQGGAVYAAANLPEKHILIPLIVAYQTISDYLDNLCDRSTSLDPADFRQLHQSMLDAVTPEDEMADYYSLRNEREDGGYLAGLVQTCRDCIGQLSGYEAAKPYIRKLAGLYTDLQVYKHIHPDQREAALLEWWSQHAHHTPHLRWNEFAAATGSTLGVFMLFLAATDPFLDDEDASRIHASYFPNVCSLHIMLDYLIDQDEDRLGGDLNFCNYYEDADTMLNRIASIVDWARKDVRAIPSTPFHRMIIEGLLALYLSDPKVSEQQLVRSVSKRLMRRSPMTRLFFYVNSRWIRKHKHE, encoded by the coding sequence TTGAATAATCAAGAGCTAAGCCGCAAGGTTCCGCGAAGCCCGGTTGGACTGATGACCCGGGTATACCGATATATTCTCCCGGAAGTGCGGGCTGAATTGGAGAAGTGGCGCCGGGAGGCTGAGCAAATTCCGGATGAGGAGCTTCGGAAACAGGCATTGGCCAGTATAGAGACCAAAAGATTTCACTGCCAGGGAGGCGCGGTATATGCCGCCGCCAATTTGCCAGAGAAGCATATACTCATCCCGTTGATTGTTGCTTACCAGACGATCAGCGATTATCTCGATAATTTATGTGACCGCAGCACTTCGCTGGATCCGGCGGATTTTCGGCAGCTTCATCAATCGATGCTGGATGCCGTAACGCCTGAAGACGAGATGGCGGATTATTACTCGCTCCGAAACGAGAGGGAGGATGGAGGCTATCTTGCCGGACTGGTGCAGACGTGCCGGGACTGCATCGGCCAATTGTCGGGATATGAGGCGGCAAAGCCATACATAAGGAAATTGGCCGGGCTGTACACGGATCTGCAGGTATACAAGCATATCCACCCGGATCAGCGGGAGGCTGCATTGCTTGAATGGTGGTCCCAGCATGCTCATCATACGCCGCATTTGCGGTGGAATGAGTTTGCTGCAGCTACGGGATCCACGCTGGGCGTATTCATGCTGTTTTTGGCTGCGACCGATCCGTTTTTGGATGATGAGGATGCATCCAGAATCCATGCCTCTTATTTTCCGAATGTATGCAGTCTCCACATCATGCTGGATTACCTGATTGATCAGGACGAAGACAGGCTGGGCGGCGATCTGAACTTTTGCAACTACTACGAAGATGCCGATACGATGCTGAACCGCATTGCTTCCATTGTCGATTGGGCCCGGAAGGATGTCAGAGCAATTCCCTCCACCCCTTTTCATCGGATGATCATTGAGGGGTTACTGGCGTTATATTTATCCGATCCAAAAGTCAGCGAGCAGCAGCTGGTTCGCTCCGTATCCAAACGCTTGATGAGGCGAAGCCCGATGACAAGGCTGTTCTTCTACGTCAACAGTCGTTGGATTCGCAAGCATAAGCATGAGTGA
- a CDS encoding LapA family protein, protein MKIQWSLIAALLFALITAVFAVINVNPVQVNLLFGTVDIPLILLIIGCSLIGGLIVGAFGIYRQYQMQKEIRSLAEQLIHIREVTGYTPEIHAADHQLEEEPKEESKEEPKL, encoded by the coding sequence GTGAAGATTCAATGGTCATTAATCGCTGCCCTGCTGTTTGCATTAATTACGGCAGTGTTCGCCGTCATCAACGTCAATCCGGTACAGGTGAATTTGCTGTTCGGCACCGTCGATATCCCGCTAATCCTGCTGATTATTGGCTGCTCGCTGATCGGAGGATTGATCGTCGGAGCCTTCGGCATCTATCGCCAATATCAAATGCAGAAGGAAATCCGCTCGCTCGCAGAGCAGCTTATCCATATCCGTGAGGTTACGGGATACACCCCCGAAATACATGCCGCGGATCACCAGCTGGAGGAAGAGCCGAAGGAAGAATCCAAGGAGGAGCCGAAGCTTTAG
- a CDS encoding ABC-F family ATP-binding cassette domain-containing protein produces MNILTVEQLTKSYGEKILFQDASFGMEDGDKIGIIGVNGTGKSTFLRVIAGLEPPDSGKISIGGRIRVRYLAQNPEFAPDNTVLQQVFEGELPEMKAIREYTETMELLELRPHDEALQQKLLKLSQQMDNLQAWQLESDAKIILSKLGIRNYDAKMGALSGGQRKRVALAAALIQPSDLLILDEPTNHIDNESVAWLEQYLQKRRGALLMITHDRYFLDRVANVMLELDHGRLFRYEANYSRFLELKAEREEREAASEQKRQNLLRNELAWIRRGAKARTTKQKARIERFEKLKEQEPIHGSGELDVSVASTRLGRKILEIEGLRKTVGDKVLIDDLSYIAVPEDRIGIVGPNGSGKSTLLNLIAGRLEPDSGKIVMGPTVKLGYFTQEHQEMDGSQRVIEYIKDEAEVVRTADGSAITAAQMLERFLFPPAMQWTPIARLSGGEKRRLYLLRVLMSAPNVLLLDEPTNDLDIQTLSVLEQYLDDFPGVVIVVSHDRFFLDRTVDKIMAFEGHGQVRVHVGSYSEYAEWMLRNGGEASGASGSRDSAGAGASGKPSGEGKAAGSGNASPAKEAPREKLKFSYNEQREFEQIDGLIEAAENKLASLQTEMESAGSDAAKLQELLQAQEACEQELERLMERWTYLNELAEKIEQSKRS; encoded by the coding sequence ATGAATATCTTGACCGTTGAACAGTTGACGAAGAGCTATGGAGAGAAAATCCTGTTTCAGGATGCCTCCTTCGGTATGGAGGATGGGGATAAGATTGGCATCATTGGCGTGAACGGCACGGGAAAGTCCACTTTTCTGCGTGTCATAGCCGGCCTGGAGCCGCCGGATTCGGGGAAAATATCGATCGGCGGACGCATTCGGGTGCGCTATCTTGCCCAAAATCCGGAATTTGCTCCCGATAACACGGTGCTGCAGCAAGTATTTGAAGGCGAGCTGCCGGAGATGAAGGCAATCCGGGAATATACGGAAACGATGGAGCTGCTGGAGCTCCGCCCGCATGATGAGGCGCTTCAGCAGAAACTGCTGAAGCTGAGCCAGCAGATGGACAATCTTCAGGCTTGGCAGCTGGAGAGCGACGCCAAGATCATTCTGTCCAAGCTGGGAATCCGGAATTATGATGCGAAGATGGGGGCGCTGTCCGGCGGGCAGCGGAAGCGGGTCGCTTTGGCCGCTGCGTTGATCCAGCCCTCGGATTTGCTCATATTGGACGAGCCCACTAACCATATCGATAATGAATCGGTAGCCTGGCTGGAGCAGTATTTGCAAAAACGCCGGGGCGCGCTGCTAATGATTACGCATGACCGGTATTTCCTTGACCGCGTGGCCAACGTGATGCTGGAGCTGGATCATGGACGGCTATTCCGGTATGAGGCCAACTACAGCCGGTTTCTGGAATTGAAGGCAGAGCGGGAAGAGCGGGAAGCCGCATCCGAGCAGAAGCGGCAAAATTTGCTGCGAAATGAGCTCGCCTGGATCCGCCGAGGAGCGAAGGCCCGGACGACGAAGCAGAAGGCGAGAATTGAGCGGTTTGAGAAGCTGAAGGAGCAGGAGCCGATCCACGGCTCGGGCGAATTGGACGTCTCGGTTGCCTCGACGCGGCTCGGACGCAAGATTTTGGAGATTGAAGGGCTTCGGAAAACGGTCGGTGACAAGGTCCTTATTGACGATCTGTCCTATATTGCCGTTCCTGAGGACCGGATCGGGATCGTCGGCCCTAACGGCAGCGGCAAATCGACCCTGCTGAATCTCATCGCAGGCCGGCTTGAGCCGGATTCCGGGAAGATCGTGATGGGTCCGACGGTGAAGCTCGGTTATTTCACCCAGGAGCATCAGGAGATGGACGGAAGCCAGCGGGTAATCGAGTATATTAAGGATGAGGCGGAGGTCGTCAGGACGGCAGACGGCTCGGCCATTACGGCAGCCCAGATGCTGGAGCGCTTCCTGTTCCCTCCGGCGATGCAGTGGACGCCGATTGCGAGGCTGTCGGGCGGCGAGAAACGCAGATTATATTTGCTGCGGGTGCTGATGAGCGCTCCGAATGTGCTGCTGCTCGACGAACCGACGAATGATCTGGACATCCAGACGCTGTCGGTGCTGGAACAGTACTTGGACGACTTTCCCGGTGTGGTTATCGTCGTATCCCACGACCGTTTCTTCCTGGACCGGACCGTCGACAAAATCATGGCCTTTGAAGGCCATGGACAGGTGCGTGTGCACGTAGGCTCATACAGCGAGTATGCGGAATGGATGCTGCGCAATGGCGGGGAGGCCTCCGGAGCATCCGGAAGCAGAGATAGCGCCGGTGCAGGGGCATCAGGAAAGCCTTCGGGAGAAGGGAAAGCGGCTGGCAGCGGAAACGCCAGCCCGGCGAAGGAAGCCCCGCGTGAAAAGCTGAAATTCAGCTATAACGAGCAGCGGGAGTTTGAACAGATCGATGGTCTGATCGAGGCCGCGGAGAATAAGCTTGCCTCTCTCCAGACCGAGATGGAGTCCGCCGGCAGCGACGCGGCGAAGCTGCAGGAGCTGCTTCAGGCACAGGAGGCATGCGAGCAGGAGCTGGAGCGGCTGATGGAGCGATGGACGTACTTGAACGAGCTCGCGGAGAAGATTGAGCAGAGCAAGAGATCTTAA
- a CDS encoding glycerophosphodiester phosphodiesterase encodes MNNLCVAHRGFSGKAPENTRAAIQMAMDEPFVHWMEIDVQLTRDGVPVVIHDFSVDRTTTGRGKVKDLTWQEIRRMDAGQWKGRQFKGEQVPSLDEVLQMVKGRLKLNIELKTSGDMYPGLEEAVLERIRAHHMLPDVVLTSFEPKALIKAKELEPEVRTGLIIDAHPRNLISRLKQMKCSFLSIGYSHLDAAFAAELVRNGITPMAWTVDDAKSMRTLAKMSPDIMICTNRPDTWGQIFIQKIAPKVPFWRRKWRF; translated from the coding sequence CTCCGGCAAGGCTCCCGAAAATACGCGTGCAGCCATTCAGATGGCGATGGATGAGCCATTCGTGCATTGGATGGAAATCGACGTACAGCTGACCCGGGACGGCGTTCCCGTCGTCATCCATGATTTCAGCGTAGACCGGACGACGACCGGGCGCGGGAAGGTCAAGGACCTGACCTGGCAGGAAATTCGGAGAATGGATGCAGGCCAGTGGAAGGGACGCCAGTTCAAGGGAGAGCAGGTTCCTTCGTTGGACGAAGTGCTGCAGATGGTCAAAGGACGGCTGAAGCTGAACATTGAGCTCAAGACCAGCGGCGATATGTATCCGGGCTTGGAAGAGGCCGTTCTGGAGCGGATTCGCGCACACCATATGCTGCCGGATGTTGTGCTTACCTCCTTTGAGCCGAAGGCGCTCATCAAAGCGAAGGAATTGGAGCCAGAAGTCCGGACCGGACTTATTATCGATGCGCATCCCCGGAATTTGATATCCCGGCTGAAGCAAATGAAGTGTTCGTTTTTATCGATCGGATATTCCCATCTGGATGCGGCCTTTGCAGCCGAGCTGGTGCGGAACGGGATCACGCCGATGGCCTGGACCGTGGATGATGCCAAGAGCATGCGGACACTGGCCAAGATGAGCCCGGACATTATGATCTGCACGAATCGCCCCGATACGTGGGGGCAGATCTTTATTCAGAAAATCGCGCCCAAAGTTCCGTTCTGGCGACGAAAATGGAGGTTCTAA
- a CDS encoding cold-shock protein: MKGTVKWFNAEKGYGFISVEGGEDVFVHFSAIQEEGFKTLEEGQAVEFEITEGNRGPQAANVTKL; the protein is encoded by the coding sequence TTGAAAGGTACAGTTAAATGGTTTAACGCAGAAAAAGGTTACGGCTTCATTTCCGTTGAAGGTGGCGAGGATGTATTCGTACACTTCTCCGCAATTCAAGAAGAAGGTTTCAAAACTTTGGAAGAAGGTCAAGCGGTAGAATTCGAAATTACAGAAGGTAACCGTGGTCCTCAAGCAGCCAACGTAACAAAACTGTAA
- a CDS encoding DUF92 domain-containing protein: MDWLIGAVCAAMVAAAAYRRRSLSESGAAAAILMGTIYYGAGNLFWFGTLLLFFITSTLLTRYGKRRKAELEKSYAKTGRRDAGQVFANGGIGMILCLLHAVHPSGLWVMLYIGVMATVTADTWATELGSLSRKQPRSILGGRKLTAGESGGVTWLGSSAAAAGSLLIGAGGWLLAEWSGMDTSFLPYLAAGLTGGLVGAFADSILGASLQVMYRCQACGRAVEVSLHCGKATVYHRGFRWLSNDAVNLISSLLGGAAAWGTALLFTLH, from the coding sequence ATGGATTGGTTGATCGGTGCCGTCTGTGCGGCGATGGTGGCCGCAGCGGCTTACCGGAGACGATCGCTCTCGGAATCCGGCGCGGCTGCCGCGATTCTGATGGGAACGATTTATTACGGAGCGGGGAACTTGTTTTGGTTCGGGACCCTGCTTCTTTTTTTCATCACCTCGACGCTGTTGACGAGGTACGGGAAGCGAAGGAAAGCAGAACTGGAGAAATCCTATGCGAAGACCGGACGCCGCGATGCGGGCCAGGTGTTCGCCAATGGGGGCATCGGCATGATCCTGTGCCTCCTGCACGCTGTCCATCCGTCCGGGCTGTGGGTGATGCTGTACATCGGCGTCATGGCAACCGTGACGGCGGATACGTGGGCAACGGAGCTCGGAAGTCTAAGCCGCAAGCAGCCCCGCTCCATTCTTGGCGGCAGGAAGCTGACAGCCGGCGAATCGGGCGGCGTGACCTGGCTCGGATCCAGTGCGGCTGCGGCGGGAAGCCTGCTGATCGGTGCCGGCGGGTGGCTGCTGGCCGAATGGAGCGGGATGGATACTTCCTTTCTGCCTTACCTTGCGGCAGGCCTGACCGGCGGGCTGGTCGGAGCGTTTGCGGATTCGATCCTGGGAGCATCCCTCCAAGTCATGTACCGCTGTCAAGCGTGCGGCAGAGCGGTTGAGGTCTCCTTGCATTGCGGCAAGGCAACCGTCTATCATCGGGGCTTCCGCTGGCTCTCCAATGATGCGGTTAACCTGATCAGCTCGCTTCTCGGAGGGGCAGCGGCTTGGGGGACGGCGCTTCTATTTACGTTACACTGA